CTGCAACAACACAGCAGATCTTGAATAAAAATAATGAGGCTTGGAGATCGTTCTTCTCGTCTCTGAAGGCTAAGAAGGAGAGAAGGCTACCACCATTCATAAAGAAAGTTAATCCGCCTGGATATAGGAAGAGGGGTGGGAGGAGAACACTATGGACAGTCCTCAGAAATGATCAATATAACATTGATGGCGAGTACATAGTTATCAATGGCTTGGGAGCCATAGGATCTATAAGGGTCAAGTACTCAGGCAGAATACATATTTCTGGGAGGCAGGGTAGGGCTGAGATACACTATGACCATGATGATAAGAAATGGTATATGTATGTATCATATGAGGTTGATAAAAAGGTGATCAGAAATAGTAGCTTTAGGATCCCTCTCAAGCCTCTTGGAGATAAAGAGGCTGGCATAGATATAGGTGTTAACAATTTATTGGCTGTATATGTTGATGATGGATCTGCATTGCTTGTCAATGGGAGGCCTTTGAAGGCTATTAGCTTCTACTGGAGGGATAAGATATCAGAGTATCAAAGCACATTGAATAGATATGGTTTTAAAACATCTAAGAGGCTTAGGAGGATGTATAAGAAGTGGAGGAGGCAGATAAAGAGCTATATTGACTGGGCTGTGAGGAACACGTTGGAATGGCTATATAGTGAAGGTGTTAAGAGGATATATGTTGGTCATCCGAAATACGCTGCACAGGAGCCTGGTATGGGTTCTAAGGTTAACTTTGAGATTGTCCATATATGGAGCTATGGATATCTACTGAGAAGATTGAGAGATGTTGCAGAGGAATATGGTATAGAGGTTGAGCATGTTGATGAGGAAAACACATCCAGAACATGCCCAATATGCAGAACTATAGAGAGTCATGAGAGAATATCGAGAGGGCTGTTCAAATGCTATAAGCATAGCATCGTATTCAATGCAGATCTTGT
This region of Sulfolobales archaeon genomic DNA includes:
- a CDS encoding transposase, which encodes MIRAVMLRLLPDEEAEERLRKLCDISSKLWNEINYARRRQFFKEKKVDLKQTYKEFYERYKKLIGSATTQQILNKNNEAWRSFFSSLKAKKERRLPPFIKKVNPPGYRKRGGRRTLWTVLRNDQYNIDGEYIVINGLGAIGSIRVKYSGRIHISGRQGRAEIHYDHDDKKWYMYVSYEVDKKVIRNSSFRIPLKPLGDKEAGIDIGVNNLLAVYVDDGSALLVNGRPLKAISFYWRDKISEYQSTLNRYGFKTSKRLRRMYKKWRRQIKSYIDWAVRNTLEWLYSEGVKRIYVGHPKYAAQEPGMGSKVNFEIVHIWSYGYLLRRLRDVAEEYGIEVEHVDEENTSRTCPICRTIESHERISRGLFKCYKHSIVFNADLVGAFNILAKKKAITPSPTLCGVGVTRLRPGERLNQARAWNVAQTSPL